The following proteins are co-located in the Thermus albus genome:
- a CDS encoding YbjN domain-containing protein: MRGLLAAFVFLGLALGQAVVKGLSPVQVEEVLKQAGLSYERVDAREFRLQMAGLEKVWLYLDYCQEERCGVLTLSAGFTLDGGLGLEVLNAWNRDRRFSRAFLDEEGTAWVESDLDLTGGVSLGAVRAFLDLFAEEILPTFMDHIGFEP, encoded by the coding sequence ATGAGGGGATTGCTGGCGGCATTCGTGTTTTTGGGATTGGCCTTAGGGCAGGCTGTGGTCAAGGGCTTAAGCCCGGTGCAGGTGGAGGAGGTCTTGAAGCAGGCGGGCCTCAGCTACGAAAGGGTGGACGCCCGGGAGTTCCGTTTGCAAATGGCCGGCTTGGAGAAGGTCTGGCTTTACCTGGACTACTGCCAGGAGGAGCGCTGTGGGGTGTTGACCCTAAGCGCCGGCTTTACCCTGGATGGGGGGCTGGGCCTCGAGGTCCTAAACGCCTGGAACCGGGACCGCCGCTTTAGCCGGGCCTTTTTGGATGAGGAGGGGACGGCGTGGGTGGAGTCGGACCTGGACCTAACGGGTGGCGTGAGCCTGGGGGCGGTGAGGGCCTTCTTGGACCTTTTTGCCGAGGAAATCCTCCCCACCTTCATGGACCACATCGGCTTTGAGCCTTGA
- a CDS encoding RNB domain-containing ribonuclease — protein sequence MAALVIYKGKPALAEEKGDRLELTLPGGERARVRPKDVLWLHPGPASLDLTVPEGEEEAAWELLEGQAVSLRELAELAFGTFTPEAAYGAYLLAQKGERFYLEGERVRARTREELKALLQAKREREERERRLAEGLERLRQGVLALEDRPLVQEVEALALGERKESRVLRALGQPETPEAAHALLLRLGVWRRENPHPRRLGLSLLPPDLPVPPLPQEKRVDLTHLPAYAIDDEESQDPDDAVYAERAAEGFRLWVHVADVAALVAPHSPLDQEAMRRGANLYLPEGTVPMLPPGVTEALGLGLQEVSPALTFALTVSREGEVLDEEIFLSWVRVKRLSYQEAMEVAELGALRELALAFRRKRLAQGGLELHLPEAKVRLEGDEIRIRPLEAYESRIWVQEAMHLAGYAAAHLAYRAGLPFPYATQEAPSKRVEGEGLSAMWEQRKALKRAQLKAVPAPHKGLGLPLYAQVTSPLRRYLDLVAHQQLRAWLKGEKPLSQEEVLKRVGAAEAMAELVREGERRSKLHWTLVHLAEKGYQGPGVLVEKRGGQGVFLLPELGLSAQVALSHPLPLDAEVRLRFLEADLPRLEARFALL from the coding sequence GTGGCGGCGCTGGTGATCTACAAGGGCAAGCCCGCCCTGGCCGAGGAAAAGGGGGACCGGCTGGAGCTCACCCTACCTGGAGGGGAGCGGGCCAGGGTGCGACCTAAGGATGTCCTTTGGCTTCATCCCGGGCCCGCTTCCTTGGACCTAACGGTACCCGAAGGCGAGGAAGAAGCCGCTTGGGAGCTTTTGGAGGGCCAGGCGGTGAGCCTACGGGAGCTCGCCGAGCTGGCCTTTGGAACCTTTACACCCGAGGCGGCCTACGGGGCCTACCTTTTAGCACAAAAGGGAGAAAGGTTCTATCTGGAAGGGGAGAGGGTGCGGGCCAGGACCCGAGAGGAGCTAAAGGCCCTCCTGCAGGCCAAAAGGGAGCGGGAGGAAAGGGAGCGCCGCTTGGCCGAGGGGCTTGAGCGGCTGCGCCAGGGGGTCCTGGCCTTGGAGGACCGCCCCCTGGTCCAAGAGGTGGAGGCCTTAGCCTTGGGGGAGAGGAAGGAAAGCCGGGTGCTTAGGGCCTTGGGCCAGCCCGAAACCCCCGAGGCGGCCCACGCCCTCCTTTTGCGCCTGGGGGTTTGGCGCCGGGAAAACCCGCATCCCAGGCGGCTTGGCCTAAGCCTCTTGCCCCCCGACCTCCCTGTGCCCCCTCTGCCCCAGGAAAAGCGGGTGGACCTCACCCACCTGCCCGCCTATGCCATTGACGACGAGGAGAGCCAGGATCCGGACGATGCCGTGTATGCCGAAAGGGCGGCGGAAGGCTTCCGGCTATGGGTGCATGTGGCGGATGTGGCCGCCTTAGTGGCTCCTCATAGCCCCCTGGACCAGGAAGCCATGCGCCGGGGAGCCAACCTATACCTGCCCGAGGGCACGGTGCCCATGCTCCCTCCTGGGGTCACGGAGGCCCTGGGCCTGGGGCTACAGGAGGTTTCCCCGGCCCTCACCTTTGCCCTCACGGTTTCCCGGGAAGGGGAGGTTCTGGACGAAGAGATCTTCCTAAGCTGGGTGCGGGTGAAAAGGCTGAGCTACCAGGAGGCCATGGAGGTGGCGGAGCTGGGGGCCTTGCGGGAGCTGGCCCTGGCCTTTCGGCGAAAGCGCCTGGCCCAGGGGGGCCTCGAGCTCCACCTGCCCGAGGCCAAGGTGCGCCTGGAAGGGGATGAGATCCGCATCCGCCCCCTGGAGGCCTACGAAAGCCGCATCTGGGTGCAGGAGGCCATGCACCTGGCGGGCTATGCCGCTGCCCACCTGGCCTATAGGGCAGGCCTGCCCTTCCCCTACGCCACCCAGGAGGCCCCCTCTAAGCGGGTGGAAGGGGAGGGCCTAAGCGCCATGTGGGAACAGCGGAAGGCCTTGAAGCGGGCCCAGCTCAAGGCGGTTCCGGCCCCCCATAAGGGCCTTGGCCTTCCCCTTTACGCCCAGGTGACCAGCCCCCTGAGGCGCTACTTGGACCTGGTGGCCCACCAGCAGCTTAGGGCCTGGTTGAAGGGGGAGAAGCCCCTTTCCCAGGAGGAGGTTCTAAAGAGGGTGGGGGCGGCGGAGGCCATGGCGGAACTGGTGCGGGAAGGGGAGAGGAGGAGCAAGCTCCACTGGACCCTGGTCCACCTGGCGGAAAAGGGCTACCAGGGCCCTGGGGTCTTGGTGGAAAAAAGGGGAGGGCAGGGGGTTTTTCTCCTACCGGAGCTGGGCCTTAGCGCCCAGGTGGCCCTTTCCCACCCCTTGCCCTTGGATGCGGAGGTGCGCTTGCGCTTTCTAGAGGCCGACCTACCCCGCCTCGAGGCCCGCTTCGCCCTCCTCTAG
- a CDS encoding NAD(P)/FAD-dependent oxidoreductase yields MPDALVVGAGIVGAACAYRLAEAGLRVRLLEKEATFAQGSTGRSAAGVRVQFSEPLNVLLSYHSILEYQGIPEAGYRPMGYLFLVPEGLREAQEEALATQRALGVPVEKLSLKEAQGHVPFREEGLAYATYGPMDGVIDPHGVTAYYLREARRLGAEVRFFEPLISAHREKGLWRVRTPKGEVEAPFLLLCTGAWTGEVGKRLGLEIPIAPVRRMVFATGPAPFSHAFPLTIDLATGFYLRSEGPRVLLGRSNPDEPPGFQEGMDWGWLGPTLEAGLSRFPFLEGLTLDRKASWWGYYEMTPDANPILGFVEEGLLVAAGFSGHGVQQAAMVGRLMAEEVVHGEARSLDISPFRLERFQKGALLRERGIV; encoded by the coding sequence ATGCCCGATGCCCTGGTGGTGGGAGCGGGGATCGTGGGGGCGGCCTGCGCCTACCGACTGGCGGAGGCTGGGCTTAGGGTGCGGCTCCTGGAAAAGGAGGCCACCTTTGCCCAAGGGTCCACGGGGAGAAGCGCTGCCGGGGTGCGGGTGCAGTTCTCCGAGCCCCTGAACGTGCTCCTTTCCTACCATTCCATCCTGGAGTACCAAGGGATTCCTGAGGCCGGCTACCGGCCCATGGGGTACCTTTTTCTGGTGCCGGAAGGCCTTAGGGAGGCCCAGGAGGAGGCCTTGGCCACCCAAAGGGCCTTGGGGGTGCCCGTGGAAAAGCTTTCCCTAAAGGAGGCGCAAGGGCATGTTCCTTTTCGGGAGGAGGGCTTGGCCTATGCCACCTATGGCCCCATGGATGGGGTGATAGACCCCCACGGGGTCACGGCCTATTACCTCAGGGAGGCCAGGCGGCTTGGGGCTGAGGTGCGCTTTTTCGAACCCTTGATCTCCGCCCACAGGGAAAAGGGCCTCTGGCGGGTTAGGACCCCCAAGGGGGAGGTGGAGGCCCCCTTTCTCCTCCTCTGCACCGGGGCCTGGACGGGGGAGGTGGGGAAAAGGCTTGGCCTGGAGATTCCCATAGCGCCCGTGCGCCGCATGGTCTTTGCCACGGGCCCAGCGCCCTTTTCCCACGCCTTTCCCCTCACCATAGACCTGGCCACGGGCTTCTATCTGCGCTCGGAGGGCCCTAGGGTGCTCCTGGGCCGTTCTAACCCGGATGAGCCGCCAGGTTTTCAGGAGGGCATGGACTGGGGGTGGTTGGGGCCGACCCTCGAGGCGGGCCTTTCCCGCTTCCCCTTCCTGGAGGGGCTCACCCTGGACCGGAAGGCCAGCTGGTGGGGCTACTACGAGATGACCCCCGACGCCAACCCCATCCTGGGTTTCGTGGAGGAGGGGCTGTTGGTGGCGGCGGGCTTTTCTGGCCACGGGGTGCAACAGGCGGCCATGGTGGGGAGGCTCATGGCCGAAGAGGTGGTCCATGGAGAGGCCCGGAGCCTGGATATAAGCCCTTTTCGTCTGGAGCGCTTCCAGAAGGGAGCCCTTTTGCGGGAGCGGGGGATTGTGTAG
- the icd gene encoding NADP-dependent isocitrate dehydrogenase: protein MGYQHIRIPEEGERIAIKDGVLQVPDRPIIGFIEGDGTGPDIWRAAKPVLDAAVAKAYGGKRQIAWVEIYAGEKANAVYGEPIWLPEETLAFIREYLVAIKGPLTTPVGGGIRSINVALRQELDLYACVRPVRWFKGVPSPVKHPELVNMVIFRENTEDIYAGIEWPAGSEEVQKVLDFLKREFPKAYAKIRFPETSGIGIKPVSKEGTERLVAAAIDYAIKEDLPSVTLVHKGNIMKFTEGAFREWGYALAREKYGATPLDGGPWHVLKNPKTGRDIVIKDMIADNFLQQILLRPDEYSVIATLNLNGDYISDALAAQVGGIGIAPGANINYLTGHAVFEATHGTAPKYAGQDKVNPSSVILSGEMMLRYLGWNEAADLILKAMERTIAKGLVTYDFHRLLQAEGKPATLLKTSEFGRALIEHM, encoded by the coding sequence ATGGGCTACCAACACATCCGCATCCCCGAAGAAGGCGAGAGGATTGCCATCAAGGACGGGGTTCTCCAGGTTCCCGACCGTCCCATCATCGGCTTCATTGAGGGGGATGGGACCGGCCCCGACATCTGGAGAGCCGCCAAGCCCGTACTGGACGCTGCTGTGGCCAAGGCCTACGGCGGCAAGCGCCAAATCGCCTGGGTGGAGATCTACGCCGGGGAAAAGGCCAATGCCGTCTACGGGGAGCCCATCTGGCTTCCGGAGGAAACCCTGGCCTTCATCCGGGAATACCTGGTGGCCATCAAGGGCCCCCTGACCACCCCGGTGGGCGGGGGAATCCGCTCCATCAACGTGGCCCTCAGGCAGGAGCTGGACCTTTACGCCTGCGTGCGTCCGGTGCGCTGGTTCAAGGGGGTGCCAAGCCCGGTGAAGCACCCGGAGCTGGTCAACATGGTCATCTTCCGGGAAAATACCGAGGACATCTATGCGGGGATTGAGTGGCCTGCGGGCAGCGAGGAGGTCCAAAAGGTCCTGGACTTCCTCAAGCGGGAGTTCCCCAAGGCCTACGCCAAGATCCGCTTCCCCGAAACCTCGGGCATCGGCATCAAGCCGGTTTCCAAGGAGGGCACGGAGCGCCTGGTGGCCGCGGCCATTGACTATGCCATAAAGGAGGACCTCCCCAGCGTTACCCTGGTGCACAAGGGCAACATCATGAAGTTCACGGAAGGGGCCTTCCGGGAATGGGGCTATGCCCTGGCCCGGGAGAAGTATGGGGCCACGCCCCTGGATGGGGGCCCCTGGCATGTGCTGAAAAACCCCAAGACAGGCCGGGACATCGTCATCAAGGACATGATCGCCGACAACTTCCTGCAGCAGATCCTCCTTCGCCCCGACGAGTACTCGGTGATCGCCACCTTGAACCTGAACGGGGACTACATCTCCGACGCCCTGGCCGCCCAGGTGGGCGGCATCGGCATCGCCCCCGGGGCCAACATCAACTACCTCACGGGGCACGCGGTCTTTGAGGCCACCCACGGGACCGCCCCCAAGTATGCAGGCCAGGACAAGGTTAACCCCTCCAGCGTCATCCTTTCCGGGGAGATGATGCTCCGCTACCTGGGCTGGAACGAGGCGGCAGACCTCATCCTAAAGGCCATGGAGCGCACCATCGCCAAGGGCCTGGTCACCTACGATTTCCACCGCCTCCTGCAGGCGGAGGGGAAGCCCGCCACCCTCCTCAAGACCAGCGAGTTCGGCCGGGCCCTGATTGAGCACATGTAG
- a CDS encoding YbjN domain-containing protein, producing MGLAYKKRGEGLFLLKLEKTLKVWVELDWCEEGRCGLVALSAGFRKDGVSLAQINRWNRDHRFSRAYLDGDGDPWVEWELDLTEGVSRETVKEFFRLFTKTTLPKFMEHIGFSP from the coding sequence ATGGGGTTGGCCTACAAAAAGAGGGGGGAGGGGCTTTTCCTTTTGAAGTTGGAGAAGACCCTCAAGGTGTGGGTGGAGTTGGATTGGTGTGAGGAGGGGCGGTGCGGCTTGGTAGCCCTTTCCGCCGGGTTTAGGAAGGATGGTGTGAGCTTGGCGCAAATCAACCGTTGGAATCGCGACCACCGCTTTAGCCGAGCCTATCTGGACGGGGATGGGGACCCTTGGGTGGAGTGGGAGCTGGACCTGACGGAGGGGGTGAGCCGGGAAACGGTAAAGGAGTTTTTCCGCCTCTTCACCAAGACCACCTTACCCAAGTTCATGGAACATATCGGATTTTCCCCCTAG